The DNA region ACCGCTGCGTAGGAGAAGGAGAGTTCTCCGTCACGGCCGATGAGGCAGCTGACGGTGACGTCCAGGTTTCCCGGGAATCCCTGGTCGCCGTCGGGGCTGCGGAGGTGCAGGAGCACACCGGTCCACTCCGGGGTGTGCACGCTTTCGGCTTCCCAGAGCCGGGTGTCGAATCCGTCGTCTCCGCCGTGCAGGCAGTGGCCGTTCTCCTGTGTGGTCAGCTGGTACGTCTTCCCGTCCAGGGAGAACCGGCCTCGTGCGATGCGGTTGGCGTAGCGGCCGACGGTGGCTCCGAAGTACCGGGCGGCAGCCGTCCGAGCCGGGTCGCGGGGAGCGAGGACGACGTCGGCCGGGGTGCCGTGCCGGTCCGGCACCCACAGTCCGTGGAGGCGGGCGCCGCGGGTGTGCACCTCTGCCGTGAGTCCGCCGGGAAAGCCGAAGGTCCATCGTTGCCCGGCATCCGTGCCGGTGTGGCAGACCGGTGGGCCGCCGGTGAAAGGCGGACGGGAGGACGGGGTCATGGAGGTTCCTTGTCCGGAGTGCGGCACGGCCGGGAAAGGAGGTCGAAGACTGCTTTCCCGGCCGTGTTCGTGGTGGTCGGTGGTCGGTGGTCGGTGGTCGGTGGTCGGTGGTGAGTGGTCTGCCCGGGATCGGGCCTGCCCGGGAGGTCTAGCGCACCGGGCGGGAGCCGCCGAAAAGCCGTTGGAGGAGGATGAAGACGAACAGCAGGCCCCCGATGACGATGCGCGTCCACCATGAGCTGAGCGTGCCCTGGAAGCTGATGATGGTCTGGATCAGGCCGAGGACCGTCACGCCCAGCGCGGTTCCCAGGACGAAGCCGGAGCCTCCGGTGAGCAGCGTCCCTCCGATGACCGCGGCCGCGATGGCGTCGAGTTCCATGCCGACGGCGTGCAGGGCGTAGCCGGACAGCATGTAGAAGGTCAGCAGCAGGCCGCCGAGGGCGGAGCACAGGCCGCTCACGGCGTACACCGCGATCTTGGTGCGTCCCACGGGCAGACCCATGAGACGGGCCGAGGACTCGTTGCCGCCCAGGGCGTAGACGGTGCGGCCGAAGCGGGTGTGGTGGAGGACGACGAAGGCGAGCACCAGCACGACCAGGGCGATGACCACGGCGGGTGAGACGAACAGCCCCCCGGGCAGGAGCACTCGCGTCTGGGCGATCCGCGTGGTCGTGGGGTCGGTGAGGGAGATGGACTCCGTGCTGATCATGTAGCAGAGGCCACGGGCGAGGAACATGCCCGCGAGGGTGACGATGAAGGGCTGGATCTCGAAGGCGTGGATCACCCAGCCCATGAGGGCGCCGCCTCCGGCTCCCACCAGCAGGACCAGAGGCACCGCCAGGGCGAGCGGCACACCGTTCCGTTCGACGAGCCAGGCCGTCAGCATGGTCGACAAGGCCACCATGGAGCCGACGGAAAGGTCGATTCCACCGGTGAGGATGACGAACGTCATGCCGATCGCCACGACGAGCAGGAAGCCGTTGTCGATCAGGACGTTGAGCAGGACCTGCGCGGAGAAGAAGCCTTCGTACTGAAGGGAGCCGATCGAGAACATCACGATCAGCAGAGTGGCGGTCACCACGAGCGGCAGACGGGTGGCATGCCGTGCCGAGAACCGCTGGAGCGGCCCGGTGAGGGAGCTGAGGGTGGTGCTCACGGGTGGACCTCCTGCTGGCGGGCTCCCGCGTCGCCGGCCGCGGGGGCCGGGCCCGGGGCGGCCGGTCGGCGACGGCGCGAGAGCCGCGCGCGGAACGCGGGCGACTGGACGAGACACACGACGATGACGACGAGGGCCTTGAAGACAAGGGTGGTCTCGGGCGGTACGCCGAGGGTGTAGATCGTGGTCGAGAGAGTCTGGATGATCAGCGCGCCCAGGACCGTCCCTCCGAGGGAGAAGCGGCCGCCCGTGAGGGCGGTGCCGCCGACGACCACGGCGAGGATGGCGTCCAGCTCGATCCACAGGCCCGCGTTGTTGCCGTCGGCGCTTGAGACGTTGGAGCTGATCATCAGGCCGGCCACCGCGGCGCACACGGCGCTGACGACGTAGACCATGACCAGGAGACCGGCTGCCCGGATGCCTACGAGTCGGCTCGCGACCGGATTGCCGCCCACCGATTCGATAAGCATGCCGAGCGCGGTCCGCCGGGTGACGAGGGAGGTGACGGCGACGAGGGCCGCAGCGAGGAGGACGGCGAAGGGGAGGGTGAGCCAG from Streptomyces fradiae includes:
- the yjfF gene encoding galactofuranose ABC transporter, permease protein YjfF, with translation MSTTLSSLTGPLQRFSARHATRLPLVVTATLLIVMFSIGSLQYEGFFSAQVLLNVLIDNGFLLVVAIGMTFVILTGGIDLSVGSMVALSTMLTAWLVERNGVPLALAVPLVLLVGAGGGALMGWVIHAFEIQPFIVTLAGMFLARGLCYMISTESISLTDPTTTRIAQTRVLLPGGLFVSPAVVIALVVLVLAFVVLHHTRFGRTVYALGGNESSARLMGLPVGRTKIAVYAVSGLCSALGGLLLTFYMLSGYALHAVGMELDAIAAAVIGGTLLTGGSGFVLGTALGVTVLGLIQTIISFQGTLSSWWTRIVIGGLLFVFILLQRLFGGSRPVR
- a CDS encoding ABC transporter permease, translated to MTPPDDAGAGRRPARAPGARQLTEHRLFWPAAVLAALLLGNVALTHDFFAVRVQNGHLYGSLIDILQFGAPLVLVSLGMTLVIATRGIDLSVGSTVAIAGALACEHIATAKDPGSLPTVMSAIAVAVGVAAAIGLLNGLLVARLGVQPIVATLVLMVAGRGVAQLITDGQIISVSSSAYKMIGGGYWLTLPFAVLLAAALVAVTSLVTRRTALGMLIESVGGNPVASRLVGIRAAGLLVMVYVVSAVCAAVAGLMISSNVSSADGNNAGLWIELDAILAVVVGGTALTGGRFSLGGTVLGALIIQTLSTTIYTLGVPPETTLVFKALVVIVVCLVQSPAFRARLSRRRRPAAPGPAPAAGDAGARQQEVHP